Genomic window (Bacillus vallismortis):
ATATCCGGGCTGGATGAAAAAGAACCAGCTGAAAAAAACAAGTCCTATCCATATACAAAACGAGGTCATGATCAGTAAACCAGCTGCCTTTTTGTACAAAAGTAATGGAGAAAAGGAGATCGAATTGAGCTTTTTGACGGTTCTCCCCCTCATTGCAGAAGAAAACGGATATTTTAAGGTTTCGACCGTTTTTGGGGAAAGGTTTGTGAAGCAAAGTGATGCAGTGCCTGTCCGCGAACAGAAAGGGACTGCTGAAGACATCGTTCAAACGGGGGCTTTTTTTCTCGGGCTTCCATACCTGTGGGGAGGGATCAGCGGGTTTGGGTTTGATTGCTCCGGGTTTATGTACAGTATATTTAAGGCCAATGGATACAACATCCCCCGTGATGCGGGAGATCAGGCAAAGGCGGGGGAAGATGTTCCGCTTGATGATATGAAAGCCGGTGATCTGCTGTTTTTTGCTTATGAGGAAGGAAAAGGAGCGATTCATCACGTCGGTCTGTCCGTAGGCGGCGGGAAAATGCTTCATTCTCCAAAGACAGGAAAATCAATTGAAATCCTTACATTAAAAGAGACAATTTATGAAAAAGAACGATGTGCGGTGCGCCGCTGTTTTTCAGAATAAGGAGGGAGACAAATGACGCCACTGCCTTTGTTGGAGGTCAGCCAGCTGAAAATGCATTTTGACGCAGGAAAAAAGCGGACAGTCAAAGCTGTCGACGGGATCACCTTTCAGATTCGTGAAGGAGAAACGTTCGGGCTTGTCGGAGAGTCAGGATGCGGGAAATCAACCTTGGGAAGAGTGCTGATGCGCCTGTATCAGCCGACAGAAGGAAGTGTGAAATACCGCGGAACGAACCTTCACGCACTAAGTGTCAAAGAGCAGTTTGCCTTCAACCGCAAGCTGCAGATGATTTTTCAGGATCCTTATGCTTCGCTTAACCCGCGCATGACTGTTCGAGACATCATTTTGGAGCCTATGGAAATTCACAACCTTTACAATACGCATGAAGCTCGGCTTCTCATCGTGGACGAGCTGCTTGAGGCAGTGGGGCTTCACCCCGATTTTGGCAGCCGTTATCCCCATGAATTCAGCGGCGGACAAAGACAGCGAATTGGGATTGCCAGAGCACTGTCGCTGAATCCTGAATTTATCGTGGCGGACGAACCGATTTCTGCACTTGATGTCTCGGTCCAGGCGCAGGTCGTCAACCTACTGAAGCGGCTTCAAAAAGAAAAAGGGCTCACGTTTTTATTTATCGCCCATGATCTTTCGATGGTGAAGCATATCAGTGACAGGATTGGTGTCATGTACTTAGGGCACATGATGGAAATCACAGAGAGCGGTATCCTGTATCGTGAACCGCTGCATCCCTATACAAAGGCGCTTTTATCCTCGATTCCGATTCCAGACCCTGAATTGGAGGACAAGCGCGAGCGCATCCTCTTAAAAGGGGAGCTGCCGAGCCCGGTCAATCCGCCGAGCGGCTGCGTGTTTCGGACCCGCTGTCCGGAGGCGATGCCAGAATGCGGGGAATCCCGTCCCCAGCTTCAAGAAATCGAAGCCGGCCGATTTGTCGCTTGCCATTTGTATCGAAATGCTGATACGAAAGAAAAGG
Coding sequences:
- a CDS encoding ABC transporter ATP-binding protein, with the translated sequence MTPLPLLEVSQLKMHFDAGKKRTVKAVDGITFQIREGETFGLVGESGCGKSTLGRVLMRLYQPTEGSVKYRGTNLHALSVKEQFAFNRKLQMIFQDPYASLNPRMTVRDIILEPMEIHNLYNTHEARLLIVDELLEAVGLHPDFGSRYPHEFSGGQRQRIGIARALSLNPEFIVADEPISALDVSVQAQVVNLLKRLQKEKGLTFLFIAHDLSMVKHISDRIGVMYLGHMMEITESGILYREPLHPYTKALLSSIPIPDPELEDKRERILLKGELPSPVNPPSGCVFRTRCPEAMPECGESRPQLQEIEAGRFVACHLYRNADTKEKVR
- a CDS encoding C40 family peptidase, with product MMHTVISAVANIWTAPESPRPSDQVMLRPTVLIRDWLERMTYDERLGLCADNIIQTQVLFGEKVLVTAEQDEWVSVIVPSQPSRKDPRGYPGWMKKNQLKKTSPIHIQNEVMISKPAAFLYKSNGEKEIELSFLTVLPLIAEENGYFKVSTVFGERFVKQSDAVPVREQKGTAEDIVQTGAFFLGLPYLWGGISGFGFDCSGFMYSIFKANGYNIPRDAGDQAKAGEDVPLDDMKAGDLLFFAYEEGKGAIHHVGLSVGGGKMLHSPKTGKSIEILTLKETIYEKERCAVRRCFSE